The genome window ATTGGGCAGTGACTGCATGTGTTGAAAAGATTTTTATTGAATTGACGCGAGCCGTGAGCCTGTGTTCGTGTGAGCTTTTGTGTGCATCTCCGGCCACGTTCTCCAGCAGGTGCACATTAATACACGCTTCTACGCAGATAGTCTGATGTGTGAACAGTCCTCTGCTTCTGCCACAGCAGATGTGTGGGGGGTGGTTTTGGAGGTGATGAGGGGGGTCATTGATGAACAATGACCCAGACCCCACCCCCTGAATTCCACTGCATGTATTCTCCATCTGCTCTCTGCACCCCCAGAAAATCACTCTGTGCACATATGAACACACTCCTGACCCTAGTAGAACAACTTTGTGGTTAACTTGACTTTTAGTGATACATGGGTTGCTATATGTAAGATTTTGTGATGGTGATGATGCGTTACTGAACAGTCAAATAAGGTGTGTGTTAAGgatttgtttgtctttaagGGTGTTGGTTGTGAATAGGCTGTGTAAAGTGTGAGgtatttgtttaaatgagtcattttaatacagaaaaataccATGTTTATGCAATCTTTGTCTATCTATTTACTATAATCGATTTATATATGTAAGTATATATGTAAAACATAgtaatatgattttatttgtgtatctgtttgtgtgtttgttttttgtgtaagCGTTGGAATGCTGACCTGAGCATTTCTGAAGAGTTTGAGGCAGAAGGTGAGTTTATACTTAACATACTCTTAAAGAGatggttcacacaaaaataaaaatgttgtcatcacaTATTTGCCCTCAGATCATACAAAAACTGTATATGActcattcttctgtggaacacaaaagaagatatttagaaaaatgttttaatggttttgtgTACAAACAATGGAAATCAAGGGGGGCCAAttatgtttggttaccaacatttttcaaaatatcttcttttgtgtaaaaagtcatacaggtttggaatgaaatgggGGTGAGAAAAACATGATAGGCTCCTTAATGCCTGAGATTCATACAGGTATGCATGTGTGCACAGGTCAGTTGCATCTCTGGAACCCAGATGAACCGACCACACCCATTGCATTGCCGCTCTGTGATTTGGAGGAGCGTTTACATAATGCTTGTCATCAGCTGTCTCTACCCATAAATGGCACGGCCACAATCCAACAGCTACATATGCTGTGCCAACACATAGGCATAGAGGTACATGCAAGAGATAGCAGAAGATCTAATGAGGTTTGTAGATGTGATAACTGAtttctcttgtgtttgtttatagttggGTGAGGATCTGGTGCAGTGTTCTGATGGCAATTCAATGGATGTGCAGGAGTTTGTGTCATACATTATAAACCAAAGCAAACCACCTACACCATCAGCATCCACACCCTACAGACAATTAAAAAGACACCATTCGACTCAGGTAAAAAGACACACATTTTTCTGAATGAaagcatattttgttttatatactaAACactaaaattacttttttttgctTACTTTATAATccgtaaataaaacaaagcatccacaaattaaattttgtaatttggcaaaCTTCTACTAGGCACAATGGACACTCGCGTACACAGAAATAGTTTGAACACTAAATATAGTTTTATAACTTCCTGTACCCTCTCTATATTAAGTTTGATGAATCAGGTCGTCGAATCTCATGTGCTTTGAGCAGTACAATCGGTCTGCGTCTGTTTTCGGTTTTGGATGATGGATCGGGACATGTTCCTGTGAAACATTGCTGTACAGGTGGATGGAAGAGGGGGTGGATAACAGCGCAGAGATCTTGcgggtaacacacacaaacacacaggtgtTTCTACAGGCCTTCTAATCCGGGATATCCGCAACAAGcttttgtatgtctgtctgtagGCTTTGGATTTTAATTCAGAAGATAAAGTGAATCTGTCTGAGCTGACCGTTGCCCTGGAAAATGAGCTGCTGAACACCAAGAACTCAATCCACCAGGCGGCGTTAGTGAGCTTCAAGGCAGAAATCAGACATTTGCTGTGAGTGAAAGCACGTTCATTGCAAATTTCAAATGTCCTTCAAGCTCAGTTCACATTTATCTGCAACACTAttaaaaatgacttgaaaaactttctttgttctgtcaaaCATAAGcatttacaagcattcttccaaatatctttgttcgtgttcagcaaaacaaagtaatttatacagatttggaacaactcaagagtgagtaaatgatgacagaatttaatttttgggtgaactgtttctttcgGACTCACTACAGATCAGTTTAGATTGTTATTTTGACTTGCTCCAGATTACTCAAGTGTATTGTCCTCACtcacgttttttattttactttacatcaCCTTTCTCCAGCTACTTTAGGTCACAATTCAGTTTAATGTTTACCATGCTCTCTAGGTTGCTTTTAGATCATCAATTGAACTTTTTTGAGCTAATGTCATAATCATTTTCTTGCAAGTGAGTGTGTTGACATGGAAAGACGTGAGAAGGAGAGGATTCGCTTGGATCTGGACAAAGCAGAGAAGCTCAAATCTCAGCTGGCATCTGAAGTGGATGACCACCATGCTGCTATTGAGCGCAATAATGAGCTCAATCTCCGGTAATCTTCCACCTTTAACCAGCTACACCTTCTCCCTTATTTGTGATATTATAATGACCTGTCACCGTGATTTTAATCTGGCCAGCTGTTTCTCTTTATGCCTCAACTCTTATGGATATTAAAATACCCTTTCAATCTTCTGTCATGCAACCTTTTCCTGAATCGGCATGTGTGCAACACAAAATGCTTTTGACATTGATGGCGCATGTGTGTAAGCTCATATATTTATCATACATCAATGTTCACCATACATGTACCTATGTTCAGGAAGCTGGAACAAGAATATAAAGACGGTATGAGTGCCCTGAGGGCTGAGCTGAGTAAAGAGGTGGAGCTTGTGCAGCAGCAGGCCAATCAGCAGCAAGAAGAGCTGGAAAAGGAAATGAGCAAGATGAAGGAAGAAGAGAACTTCCTACGAGAGCACCTAACTCTCAACATTAAAGTAATTATTACTCCACACTGAATATGGTATAATATAGATATTAAATTGAAAATACAGCTggggaaaaaattaagataatatttcaaaattattttcaatttatctGAATTTACCATTTTAAGGTATGTGTTGAGGTAAAGAAAATCTTTCTGTaaactactaaaaatatttctgcccatttttaaataaaaaatgaaaactgaagaaaaatgtcaaaataatagaaaagatgccgttgtatttattcaaacctcaaatactgcaaaatattttttattttgtaaccttgatttttatcacagttttcatttgtcttgtcatgctgtcagccTTTCACATTcttgttggatgactttgtctttcctaaggtttatttttgtcaaattcaacagacactggacttgaATGGCCACGATGCATGTAGAAATCCTGATTAAtagaaaatttggaatggtctcatAATTTGTTTTCACGGCTTTACATTAtattgaatatacagtatatatactgtCATAttaaatgttgctttttttttcagtttgacAATTTTATAGGTAACGTTTGTAAATTTTGGCAACTCTGTTCTCAGTGTTTTACTTCATCACAGTATGTAGTTGCCTACCTAAAATTCTCATGAATTTTGTCACTGATGtatcataaatgtatattttgctgTGTAGGAGAATGGCCGTCTGGAGACAGAGCTGATCGATAGCATGGAGAAACTGGTGGAGGCTGAAAACCAGATAAACAAACTCCAAAAAAACCTGGATGGTGTTTTGAAAGAGAGGGTACTAAAAAACGCACAGATACATTAATCCATACATTAAATAACttgcattataatatattatttttgttgtaatcTGATGGGTTTGTTCAATGTTCTTGTGCGTAGTTTGGTGATCTGGATCCAGACAGTGCGGAGTTCTTCCGGCAGGAGAACCGTCTAAGACAGTTACGCATGAACTATGAGGAGCAGTGCAGGGTTGGCAACATCTTCTGTCTTTATGTGctcattttcatcttttttgtCTCATTAAATCTCAAACAAAATACATGTGTGCATCTGTGTATTTTGTAGGAGTTGCAGGATCGCATCGATGAGTTGGAGGCACAGCTGAAGGAATATCAGAATTTAGGCCACACCCCTTCAAAACGTCCAGGACAAAGTCTGTCTGAAGAGCTGGCCAACACGAGCCCAGAGCCAGGTAACATGAACCCACATAAGGTCATCACTGAACAAACACTTACTGTTTTGATGCTTCATTCGTGTATGTACGGTATTtaacagttttgttatttgtgtatttgttcaTACAGATTCTCAAAAGCAGCATATATTAAACATGAGTCTAGAGACAGAGATGCTACTGGAGCAACACCAGAAAGAAATGGAAAGCGTCAGAGCCACGGTAAGAAATAACTAAGGTCTAAAATTGAAAAAACGACCCTGgactgtttaaaaaagaaaagaaaaaaaataaaggttaCACTCTCTGACTCACTCTGTAGGTGTATGAAGAACAATGCAGCGCTGAGGAAGAGAGGAGTCGTCTCTCCTTGAGGCATCATCGGGAGATGCAGGTTTTGAGGGAGGAGATGGCAACCCAGTTGGAGAGAGTGCACACGCTGGAGCAGGAGCTGTCGGTCTCCATGCACTCCACCAGCAGGAGATCAGCTCGATCACACAGGAGGCGCAGGACGCCAGGAACCTTGCTGACCAGCTGGAGGAACAGTTGGCAATTCTGGAGGAAAAACAATCTGCTTGTGAAGAGCAGAGCCGAGGACATGCCGATGAGATCAGGATGATGGAATTAAAGCACCAGGAGATGCTAGAGACATGTCTGCAGGAGCAGAAAGAGAGACTGCAAGAGGAAAAGGAAATGCAGGAGAGGCTCGCCGAACAGTGGGAACAAGAGAGGGAGTGTTTGCAGAAGCGACATGAAGAGGTGTTAAGGGCACATCTTGAGGAAACACAGCAGAGAAAAGAACAAGAGTGCGTTGAGCTGGAAAGGAGGCTCAAGGAGGAATGGGAAAGGGAGAGGCTGGAGTTAGTACAGAGTAGTACGGAGACGTTGCAGGTCATGTTGgtggaaaaagagagaaagctcCTGGAGAAATGGCAACAGGAGAAACGGGAATTAGAGGAGGTCAGAAAGGAGACATTGCAGGCTGTGCTGGATgagaggagggagagagagagacgatttAGGGAGAAATGGGATGAGGAACATGCTTTGTTAGAGAAGGAACATTATGAGGTGCTCCTCCAGCGTTTAGAGGAGGAAAGAGAATGCCTTCATGCACAGCAGGAGGAGACGGAGAGAAAGATGATGGAGcatttggagagagagagggctcAGCTGGAGAAACAGCATGAGGAGGTGCTACAGGCCTGTTTGGagcaggaaagagagagagtgcaaggagagagagaagagcagGAGAGAAGGTGGCAGAAGGTGCTGAAAGAGGAGCAGAGCCGGATGGAGGAGAACCACAGAGAGGCCATGCTGGAGCTTAGTGCCAAACAcggtgaggagagagagagactcggCAGCCTTCTGGAGAATCTACGCACAGATATTGCACAGGAGAGGTTAGCACGCTAACATGCATGCACACTATTGTCCTATTaggtttttacacattttagtTTGTTCAAATGAAATTAGTATATTTGGGTCATAACAATTcattaatttgttattttaatttaatttcttaatttaatttgtcgaactatattttattatgtttatttttacttaatGAAAGTTGCATTGATTCATATTGTTGGCTTTATTTAGGTTTATGCTTAAAACCATGGGTAACAAAAACAACTTGAAACGTGAATTAAGCACTTTATAAAGAAGTAACCgaagttttgttttcttacCTCATTAGTGgaaatttttgtttgttttgagcaTAAACTTGACTCATTGTGATGACTGATGACTTTAGAAAACTAGATTTAATATGGTGATTATTGATATGATAGGTGATTTTTGCCtgtgaagaaaataatttaagcattttttcggattaaaaaatctgaagcgtgaaaatatttattgcattccaacattttatttctacattAACATCCTTTTATACAGTCCCACACAAAGcataatgtttgtttgctgtttCTGTTGAAACTGTCTATAGAAAATTATTATAGATTAACCTTACCTTATACCTTGTTGGGTATCACAAGGCATGTCCTAAAAATAGATGTaagatttataaaacaaaacatataattTATCTCcacttgttttaaatgtgcCATATACGTGGGTGAGAGTTCTTTCAATGGTATAAGCTGTTGATTGATCGTCTGCAGGAGAGAGTTGGAGACACAATTCTCTCAACGCCTGAAAGAGGTGGAGGACCATTTCTGTAATGACCAAGAGGCAGTGTCTGAGCGTTTTCAGCTGGACGTATGTAAACTGGAGCAACTTTATCAAAGTGAGACTGCAGCTCTAAAGCAACAGCATGTTGCAGACCGTGCCCCCTGGGAGGAGGGGGAGCAACAGCAGAAGCTGTTGAGGCAGGTCCAAGACCTTGAGAGGGAGGAGGTAAAAATGAAGCATCAGCAACTTGAACTCACACATGCCCGAGATATTAAAACTCTGACAGATAAGAACGTGCAGCTTCGGGCCGAGCTGGAGAGTTTCATCAGTCCCTCTCAGTCCAAAGAAATCGAGCTTAGCCGTCAACTCAATGCGCTGCACGACCATCTGCAGGAGAGCATGGAGGCTAAAGATCTCATGCTGGCACAGGCCGATCACAAAGCCGCCGAGCTGGAGGCGATGCTGCAACAGGCTGTGGATGACTTCATCCAAAAGAGAGTGGAACTACAAAAGAGTCTATCTACTTTGGAGAGCCAGCGAGGTGAAGACTCTCTGAGATCATGGAGCTAAAATGCAGAATCCAGGAGAGTGAGGAGCTACTCTGTCAGGCAGTTGCGGACTTAAGAAATGAACGTCTGGAGCTGGAGGAGAAACTAAAGGAGAGTATCTCCTTACTGATGGCAAAGGAGGAGGAGAGGGTGGCTCTGCTTGCAGTGAAAGACACGCTAGCATTGAACGTGGTGCAGTTGGAGGAAATGTTGGTGGTGTTGAGACGAACCACTGAAGGGGCTTACAAAGATCTTTTTCCAGAACCTTGCACAGCTGTTGAAGTCTCTGCGGATAGCAAAGACGACCTTGAAGGCCCAAGTCAAGAAACCAGCAAAGAACCAGTTGATGAATCCCATGAGAATGAGTCTCTTATAAATGAACACGTGAAAAGCAGTTGTGGTATCACAGAAAACACATCAGAAATGCATGTTGATGTTAGATTCAGTGCTGAAGAGGATTTTATGGGCAATAGTGAAGCAGAGACCGTGGATGAGGTTGATAATCCAGAGATCGGTGTCAACAAACATGAAGTTACCACTTCAGATTCTTGTGCAGACCATAAAGACACAGCTGTTGTAGAACAGCTACAGTCTAACTGTCTAACAGAAGAGAAGGAAAAGAATAAATCTAAACATACCATAGGACTATCAATTGAAGAGAATGATGTTGACAATGAAGCTGCATCGAGTAATGCAGAGAGCAATATCACAAAGGCTCAAGATGAAATCGATGGTGTGGTTGGTGATTCTGATCTCACAAAGCTAGAGAACACCACAGATAAGACCACAGTAGAGTTTGAGAAGGCAACATTTTGTAATTTGCAAGGTTCTGAATGTGATGACATTATTGTATTAGATGGCAAAGAAATGTGTGGTGCTGCCATAGAAAATACAGTAAGTTTGGACGGCACATCCATTGGTAAGCATAAAGAGTGGACAGTCAATATTCCTAATGCCTCAGAAACTCATATCTTAGCAGAGGAGAGCTTGCGACACCAGGAATCTCCTGACTCGGATGATGCTGCCAGCATTGCAAGTCTTCAGAATCAAATTAGGGCTTTGACAGAGGTTTGTGCTCCAACGTCAGTTAACATGGAACTGGTTTCTGATGTGAAAAATATGTGTATGCAGGAGATCTTGATCTTCAAGAAATGGTGATACAGTACAGCAGATATGCAGAAGTATCCAGTTTCTTGAATCCTGAACTCCAAGACCAGGAAAGAGTGCCATCTAAGCCTTGTCAACTAAATGCACACGTAGACACAGAGGTTGAATTTACCAAGCATAAGAATTTCTATGAGCTGCAGATGGTTGAATCCGACAGGATAATCAAGAGTCTGGAAGGTAAGATGCACGTAGACAAGGACTTCCAGAAGCAGCAAATGCCTCTCCTGGAGGAGTCTACCCGACTGAGAGAAGATAATTGTAAACCGAAGGAATTGTTGAAGGAACTCGAGAAACAGGAGGAGATTCAACAGTGGGATTCTGACTTCTCAGAATCTTCAAATGACTTTTTCTTGGAGCTCAACACTCAACTGAAGGAGAAGATTGGTGCAATGGCAAATCAGGAATTCTTCAATATGCGAATACTGAAGAAGCAGAATTCCAGATTGCGTCAAGTGCTCCTTGATCTGCAGGGCAAGTCTCTCAGGACTCAAATACAAATGCAAGAACGGAGGTACTTTGTGATGTTCCACAGTGTCCTGCTCTACTCATCCCTGTTCCTCCCTGCTGGTCAATGTTAAtgatgtgtgagtgtgtgctgCAGACCCTCCCCCTTGTACCCCACGCACCCTTATAATGCTTCGCATATTCACAACCTACCAAACTCGACTCCAGTTTTGTGATGAGatctgtcttttgtgttgtgtagtggTTTTGTGTGGAAGCTCATAGTGATTCATTGTTTGTCAAAAGTGTTGGACTTTGTGTGATTATGAACCCTCAATCATAAATTCAGTCATCACCTTTCATTTAACTGTGCATTTCAGTTTTTGTATCTGGTTTAACCCTATAGCTTTAcagtgttttctgtgtttaggAGTGAAGTCTGTCGGCTGGCTAAAGATAACCTCATTCTGAGGCACAGGATCTCAACAGTAAGGGAAGAGGACCTTAGAGAAAACCAGGAGAATCTGCGGTAAGACAAACACTTATTACCGACCAAATGTGTAAGAGTCAATAAATGACACGACAAATGTCAAATCTCTGTCTAGACTACTGCACATGAAGCAAGGGAAGAGAGCAGCTCAAGCTTTAAGGAGACAGGTGAATGGCAGTTCTATTACCAAAAATGTTACTATAAATCTTCTTCATCTAACAAAGTGCACACTAACACACCTTTGTCCTCAGCTCTCTGAGCCACGCCGCCTTCATCTTGATGAAGAGAATGTTTTATTACAACTGAATGCAGATCATGTGCTACGACATACTAGCCCGGAAGTGATGCGTCCCCATGACCACAGTCCAGCCAATGAGAAGAATGGGGTAGGGTTTGAAGGATTagaatttaaaagtaaaatggcTAGAGTTTGCACAGCTTTTGGATACATTCatacttttcattttcttctattTCTTGCTTACTGTATACAGTTGTTCCAGTTGTTTGATCGAGAAGATTTTGTATCCAGAAAAGAGAAGGAGCTTCTTAGAGCTGAACTGAACCGGTGTATAGAAAAGGtacaaaagcacacaaaaaaatattgtgtgtattgTGTGCATTGTGCTTTTTTcactttagtatttatttttttatactgctgtacatgttttttttttttttagtttcagttcattattgttgtgacttaaactaaatgaaaattagaaatgttgcctcaacAATACATCAAATGTTCAAGTTTAATTATATgatattttggccaatattgttttatttctattaacATAAGTGCTTTAATAGATTTAGTCTTAGTAAACTTTAATAGTCTTGTTTAGAAACAGACCCCTTTTTAGTCTTCAGTCATAACTATTTTAATCTGTTTATGAGATTTTTTGCAGTTTaaacggttcacccaaaaatgtttttccaaatgtctatacatttctttgttctgatgaatacagagaaagatatttggaagaatgcttgtaaccaaacaattcttggtcACTATTGAATACCAAAGTGGGAAAGAAATCTTTATAaactgttctgttgaacacaaaagaatttacactttgaagaaaaaagcaggaaagaaaacaattttggggcacttttgactatcgtTGTATTCTTTCCTACTCTAgtagtcatttttttttatctttgggtCAACTGGCCATTTAAAAGTTATCTATTGCTGTTTTTAAAGCCAGTTTAGGTGGTAAGATTGTGTGGAAATGGTTTCAGATTGGgcttctgattttttttcttcaactAATGTTTCTCGGTCTCCTTCAGGGCATGTCGCTGGAGTCATCACTACAGACTCTAACTCAACAGAACGCTCATCTCAAATCTGACTTACGCATCACACAACAGGAGCGAGATGCcctcaaacaggaagtgatttcGCTGCATAAACAAATGCAATCTGCCAATGAAAAGGTGAGTAGGTGGGACAAGAGCTTTTGTCGTTTGAGTTGGATGCGTCAATTGAACATCTCTTCTTCACTGTTCTCCACACCAGTTGTTGGAGGTCTCTGTTGTGTCTGCTGGTCAGCAGCAGGGGAGGCGTTTATGGGCAGAGCTTTCTGGACTGATGGAGGTGGAGCATGCTTCATTAATGGACGAAAACCAGCGACTCAAGCGACAAATGAGCGAGATGAACTCTGAGCTCAAGAGAGCAAGGGAGCAGGTCAGAGCAGGTCTACCCTGTATGGAATCTATattagcattgaaaacattaaatgatgatggtgttattttttcagatctGTCAGTTGGAGGCTTTGAGTCTAAAACTGAGGGCATTGGTGAAAGGTGCAGATCAAGAAAAAACTGCCTTAAAGCGTGAACTGGATGCTCTTCATTCACAACTGATATCAACACGGAAAAAGGTTACAAAGAAATCGCATACCAAACGATACACATGTACAATGTCAAACCATAGAGACAGTACTgactaaaaacaatattttttaaattgtataccCATACAagtacacacatacagtacacgtCATATTTgtcttacacaaacacaataagTTTCCTTCTCTCAAATCATGCTTTCTCTATTCCCACAGACTCAGCGGGCTGCAGTCTTACCTTCATCTCCTCTACAGTTGCCAGGGGAACAGAGAGGACAGCACCATAGCGACAGCCCAGACTTCACCATGCAGGTAACACACTATTCCATCCCGCACAATATTTCTCTCTGGATCAGCATGTGCTGTCACAGGGTATTTATATGGCACACTTCTCTTTTGGGAACATTTAGTGCTCATTTGGTCTCTGATGGTTTAGGTTTTCTTTGGTGAATTGGGATCATCTGGTGTTCTGCTTGTTTGCTGTGATCTGAAAAACATTATTGAACCTGTGAGGTGGTTCTGCTTTTCACACTTTGTAGGGAGCATGTGGTGCAGGACCGTCTggtttgtgttctgtgtgtagCACCAATTGTATTGTTGAATGGTGTTTCATTATGGCTCTGGGTGTGTTCAAGTGATCACATACTCGTATATGTGCCACACAGCTTAGTTTGGATATAAGAAGTTTGTATATAGCGTTGTATGTGTTTTCTCTGCAGATGTAAAGAGCTGTCATTATCAACATAATTATCAACGACATCATTATCAACTGCCACAGAAGACTGGCAACCTGTGACCTCACTACTACTTTGAACTCTGACCTTTACTTTGTGTCCCCCAATTATAAACCTTTTCTTGATACATTATTTTGCTCTGAGGTGCTTCTCAGTTCTCTGGTCACAGTGTTATCTGTTGGAGTTAGCATGTAGCATTTAAGCTGGGGTGTTAAAGTTGCCTCAAGGTGGCAGTGTGCTGCACATCCTCACAGCTGAGTAGAGTTTTCTCTGTGGTTCTCATGCTGCATACGGTCCGTGAGATGGGAAAAAACAAGCCAAGATTTTGACATCTTATAAATGACAAGGACCTTCGAGATCAGTACAATCTTTGATTATGAATTTGTTCCAAGCACTGCAGACATTTTGTGTGAATTAAGCAGTATTGTGATTATAATGTTATGACGTCACAGTTTTAAAAACCAAGGTACAGGGCTCTGATTGTTTCAAGATTAGCCCAGctgttttttacatatttttatttattaaatagttTATTTGTCTCTACCTCTCCGTTTTTGCTGAATTATATTTCAATATCTATTTATCATGaatgaataatgtttatttatatttgtttttgttggtttttatttattgtgcattttatttattagtttaacttcatttttaaacttttcacTTGGTTTAAATGTGTTATGTGACTTTTTGATGTCAATGTTGTgattttaatcaattaaaaaactAAGACTAAATAAAGTATTAGGTTAAATGTTTTTCCTTGTGTatggtatttttttataatttaaccaTTTTTTACTCGTTTCTTTATTGGGTATAATCTGTAAAGCAGAAAAAGTTGGCAGCGACAAATTGCAACACC of Triplophysa dalaica isolate WHDGS20190420 chromosome 11, ASM1584641v1, whole genome shotgun sequence contains these proteins:
- the nin gene encoding LOW QUALITY PROTEIN: ninein (The sequence of the model RefSeq protein was modified relative to this genomic sequence to represent the inferred CDS: inserted 2 bases in 2 codons) translates to MDGARDQYEERLKDVFESFDGSGSGLLCSEELTHLCRALQLEENTLNALLHALLHDQLSARVDFDQFKDALILVLSSSNTEDPQECPEQPDSPEVQPRFVKGSKRYGRRSAPEVIHAHTESHRQAEDENEKDEDAQTGDERTVPRKRERWNADLSISEEFEAEGQLHLWNPDEPTTPIALPLCDLEERLHNACHQLSLPINGTATIQQLHMLCQHIGIELGEDLVQCSDGNSMDVQEFVSYIINQSKPPTPSASTPYRQLKRHHSTQFDESGRRISCALSSTIGLRLFSVLDDGSGHVPXETLLYRWMEEGVDNSAEILRALDFNSEDKVNLSELTVALENELLNTKNSIHQAALVSFKAEIRHLLECVDMERREKERIRLDLDKAEKLKSQLASEVDDHHAAIERNNELNLRKLEQEYKDGMSALRAELSKEVELVQQQANQQQEELEKEMSKMKEEENFLREHLTLNIKENGRLETELIDSMEKLVEAENQINKLQKNLDGVLKERFGDLDPDSAEFFRQENRLRQLRMNYEEQCRELQDRIDELEAQLKEYQNLGHTPSKRPGQSLSEELANTSPEPDSQKQHILNMSLETEMLLEQHQKEMESVRATVYEEQCSAEEERSRLSLRHHREMQVLREEMATQLERVHTLEQELSXLHALHQQEISSITQEAQDARNLADQLEEQLAILEEKQSACEEQSRGHADEIRMMELKHQEMLETCLQEQKERLQEEKEMQERLAEQWEQERECLQKRHEEVLRAHLEETQQRKEQECVELERRLKEEWERERLELVQSSTETLQVMLVEKERKLLEKWQQEKRELEEVRKETLQAVLDERRERERRFREKWDEEHALLEKEHYEVLLQRLEEERECLHAQQEETERKMMEHLERERAQLEKQHEEVLQACLEQERERVQGEREEQERRWQKVLKEEQSRMEENHREAMLELSAKHGEERERLGSLLENLRTDIAQERSEVCRLAKDNLILRHRISTVREEDLRENQENLRLLHMKQGKRAAQALRRQLSEPRRLHLDEENVLLQLNADHVLRHTSPEVMRPHDHSPANEKNGLFQLFDREDFVSRKEKELLRAELNRCIEKGMSLESSLQTLTQQNAHLKSDLRITQQERDALKQEVISLHKQMQSANEKLLEVSVVSAGQQQGRRLWAELSGLMEVEHASLMDENQRLKRQMSEMNSELKRAREQICQLEALSLKLRALVKGADQEKTALKRELDALHSQLISTRKKTQRAAVLPSSPLQLPGEQRGQHHSDSPDFTMQM